One region of Quercus lobata isolate SW786 chromosome 2, ValleyOak3.0 Primary Assembly, whole genome shotgun sequence genomic DNA includes:
- the LOC115977323 gene encoding DNA ligase 1-like produces the protein MSEVENKSESISGEERVKKEEFHVEVKTKDTKPNDVVEEKMELELKTKSVEKEKPKRKEDQKKKHKEGDEEKSKKKDKESKESVKEKEKEKKKHEDGEQKQGEKHEHEKKKKKKEKERDTITDEEQKEDEEAGESLRKEGKTKEKKDKKDIEKEEKRKGKIDDKEKEKEEMKKKKNDGGSGDKEEDREGRKSDKKKKDKEEKKKKHKDEDTEVEKETEEDKDKILSVKEEDKHTGKVVDEKHKEKVDNEKDEMKKKDKKEKNDKEKKVKFKDEIKNGKDKEKEDDDEEEEEKKTKKEKKEKKHKGEADEGKEDKDEDEEKEEKKKKKKDKDKKEKKHKDEVDEGTEDGNDEKEGKKKNKDETDGGKCKPEVISRDIEIEENIKESEGGKGKEDEKDGVKECKEKKSEKKEKGEKKRKLDGKDKKKGKDLVKLKQKLEQINGKIEALLEKKADILQQMKEAEQVEDGNPVATEKPTNVAEATTNP, from the coding sequence ATGTCAGAGGTGGAAAACAAATCCGAATCCATTAGTGGAGAAGAAAGGGTCAAAAAGGAAGAATTCCATGTTGAAGTGAAGACCAAGGATACTAAACCAAATGATGTGGTGGAAGAGAAGATGGAACTTGAATTGAAGACCAAATCAGTCGAGAAAGAAAAGCCAAAACGTAAGGAAGACCAGAAGAAGAAACATAAGgagggagatgaagagaaatCTAAGAAAAAGGATAAAGAGTCAAAAGAGAGTgtgaaggagaaagagaaagagaagaaaaagcaTGAAGATGGAGAGCAGAAGCAGGGAGAGAAACATGaacatgaaaagaagaagaaaaagaaggaaaaagagcgTGACACCATTACAGATGAAGAGCAAAAGGAGGATGAAGAAGCTGGAGAGAGTCTGAGAAAAGAAGggaaaacaaaagagaagaaagataagaaagacattgaaaaagaagagaagaggaaagggaaaatagatgataaagaaaaggaaaaagaagagatgaagaagaagaaaaatgatggGGGTTCAGGGGATAAAGAAGAGGACAGAGAAGGGAGAAAAtcagataaaaagaaaaaagataaggaggagaagaagaagaagcacaaAGATGAAGACACGGAGGTGGAAAAAGAGaccgaggaagacaaagataAAATATTGAGTGTGAAGGAAGAGGATAAACACACAGGGAAAGTGGTGGATGAGAAGCATAAGGAGAAGGTAGACAATGAGAAagatgaaatgaagaagaaagataaaaaagagaagaatgataaagaaaagaaggtaAAATTCAAGGATGAAATTAAGAACGGGAAGgacaaggaaaaagaagatgatgatgaggaggaagaagagaaaaagacaaagaaggagaagaaagagaaaaagcacAAGGGTGAAGCAGACGAGggaaaagaagataaagatgaagatgaggagaaagaagagaagaagaagaaaaagaaggataaggataagaaagaaaagaagcataAGGATGAAGTGGATGAGGGAACAGAGGATGGAAATGATGAGAaagaagggaagaagaaaaacaaggaTGAAACAGATGGGGGGAAATGCAAACCTGAAGTTATCTCCAGGGATattgaaattgaagaaaatattaaagaatcagagGGGGGAAAAGGGAAAGAGGATGAGAAAGATGGGGTGAAGGaatgcaaagagaaaaaaagcgaaaagaaggaaaaaggtgagaagaaaagaaaacttgaTGGGAAGGACAAGAAAAAGGGCAAGGATCTTGTCAAGCTAAAGCAGAAGTTAGAGCAGATTAATGGAAAAATAGAAGCCCTATTAGAGAAGAAGGCAGACATTTTACAACAGATGAAAGAAGCTGAACAAGTTGAAGATGGGAATCCTGTTGCTACTGAGAAGCCCACAAATGTGGCAGAGGCCACAACCAATCCTTAG
- the LOC115977322 gene encoding peptide-N4-(N-acetyl-beta-glucosaminyl)asparagine amidase A-like, whose amino-acid sequence MASSVLYSLLLLLFLHNPLFSTANLFHKKSLFREELDLSESQQQPLNDTPPTLFFEVTKPIKLPNTKPCSYHILQHDFGYTYGSPPVLANYTPPSHCPSQKFSKIVFQWNATCKGRQYDRIFGVWLGGAELFRSCTAEPRATGIVWSVEKDITRYYSLLMKNQTLAVYLGNLVTKTYTGVYHVNITIQFYPAEENDVSKLGALVSKYHTPADLIIPFSRNLPLNDGLWFEIESSTDIALSEFKIPQNAYRAVLEVYVSFHENDEFWYSNFYNEYIEANNLTGAAGNGPFREVLVSLDGQVVGAIWPFTVIFTGGINPLLWRPITGIGSFDLPSYNIEITPFLGNIVDGKSHKFGFSVTNALNVWYIDANLHLWLDSKSTEIEASLLEHVSSPLVVSLVSDFKGLNGTFLNSVTRSISSTGWVKSSHGNITTNWIQNFRYNNSMLIESDGDLQIVNQIIHFNDSVRTKMPSSSVYSIESHKKFDLYLYYNELDDGNGTSVSLENVTLGFFEKKSKDVGFGFSEGSLRNVQNGQGYMAVKNNLVVSGLGSTQQVYKYDGDLCYFRNVSSSNYTILYDQVGYKCHRGTRSHFGFGLSSMQPSPAQRAFLAPSLLHNGKDI is encoded by the coding sequence ATGGCCTCCTCTGTGCTTTACTCTCTCCTTCTCCTCCTCTTCCTTCACAACCCCCTCTTCTCCACAGCCAATCTTTTCCACAAGAAAAGCCTCTTTAGAGAAGAGCTAGATCTCTCTGAGTCCCAACAACAACCTCTCAATGACACCCCACCAACtctcttctttgaagtaacaaAACCCATCAAACTTCCCAACACAAAGCCTTGCTCTTATCACATACTTCAACATGACTTTGGCTACACTTATGGCAGCCCTCCAGTTCTTGCAAACTACACACCTCCCTCACACTGCCCATCTCAGAAGTTTTCCAAGATTGTCTTCCAATGGAATGCTACTTGCAAAGGCAGGCAGTATGACCGGATTTTTGGGGTTTGGCTTGGTGGGGCTGAACTATTTCGTAGCTGCACAGCTGAGCCAAGGGCTACGGGGATTGTTTGGAGTGTTGAGAAGGACATTACAAGGTATTATTCTTTGCTCATGAAGAATCAAACACTTGCTGTTTATCTTGGTAATCTTGTTACTAAAACTTATACTGGAGTGTACCATGTGAATATAACTATTCAGTTTTATCCTGCTGAAGAAAATGATGTGTCAAAGTTGGGTGCTTTAGTGTCTAAATACCATACCCCGGCTGATTTAATCATACCCTTTTCACGGAACCTTCCGTTGAATGATGGGTTGTGGTTTGAAATTGAGAGTTCCACTGATATTGCATTGAGTGAATTCAAGATTCCACAAAATGCTTATAGAGCTGTGTTGGAGGTGTATGTTtcatttcatgagaatgatgaATTTTGGTATTCGAATTTTTACAATGAGTACATTGAGGCAAACAATCTTACGGGTGCAGCCGGAAATGGGCCTTTTAGGGAGGTTTTAGTTAGTCTTGATGGTCAGGTGGTCGGTGCAATTTGGCCATTTACCGTCATTTTTACTGGAGGGATTAATCCCCTCTTATGGAGGCCCATTACTGGTATCGGATCATTTGATCTCCCTTCTTATAATATTGAGATTACACCATTTTTAGGGAATATTGTTGATGGAAAGAGCCATAAGTTTGGGTTTAGTGTGACGAATGCCTTGAATGTTTGGTACATTGATGCAAACTTGCATCTTTGGTTGGACAGCAAGAGCACAGAAATTGAAGCGAGCCTTTTGGAGCATGTTAGCTCGCCTCTTGTTGTTTCTTTAGTATCTGACTTTAAGGGTTTAAATGGGACGTTTTTGAATAGTGTAACCAGGTCCATATCCTCGACTGGATGGGTGAAGTCCTCCCATGGGAATATCACAACAAATTGGATTCAAAACTTTAGGTACAATAATTCAATGCTGATAGAAAGTGATGGGGATTTGCAGATTGTGAATCAAATAATCCATTTCAATGACAGTGTTCGTACAAAGATGCCATCATCTTCTGTTTACTCAATAGAATCCCACAAAAAATTTGACCTTTATTTATACTACAACGAATTGGATGATGGAAATGGAACTTCTGTATCTCTTGAAAATGTCACTTTGggattttttgagaagaagtcTAAGGATGTTGGTTTTGGATTCTCAGAGGGCTCTCTCAGAAATGTGCAGAATGGACAGGGCTATATGGCTGTAAAGAACAACTTGGTGGTCAGTGGATTGGGCAGTACACAACAAGTGTACAAATATGATGGCGATTTATGTTACTTCAGAAATGTAAGCAGCTCGAATTATACCATCCTTTACGATCAAGTAGGATACAAATGCCATAGAGGAACAAGGTCTCATTTTGGTTTTGGGTTAAGCAGCATGCAGCCTTCCCCTGCTCAAAGGGCTTTCCTAGCACCCAGTTTACTGCATAACGGTAAAGATATTTAG
- the LOC115973893 gene encoding putative disease resistance protein At3g14460, which yields MRSFFQQSSNNESLFVMHDLINDLAQWAAKGLCYRLEDTLSSNKQSKISAKVRHFSYIPCQFDGIKKFEYFPKDMHLRTFLPLPRNNMCHLTNYVPNCLLPQLSYLRVMSLCGYEIIELTSSIGDLKHLRYLNLSHTSIRSLLESTSFLYNLQTLMLKGCHKLTKLPEKIKDLVNLRYLDITDTNLIREMPMGIEKLKNLHTLSNFVVGKDSGSKIGDLMNLEFLRGRLCISSLENVLDVEDARRVNLNGKKNLDAPVIKWGFAPKDLQYESIAIDILDMLRPWTTMKELSIDGYIGVKFPTWIGDHSFSNIVDLKIVRCEKCTSLPAIGHLFSLKFLIIMSMSKVQTIGPEFYGEGCLTPFRFLEKLHFEDMQEWQDWIPCGVEYGDFPCLRELFISQCPKLQGKLPNHLSSLENFSIKYCEQLVISIPSLPILQELEIVGCKEVVSKNKEDLCLLKSIIFSIPGLKSLTKEFMEGLGKVKNLKVIDCDELTSLWQDSLMSLVKLEIWSCPSLINISLTSMLKTLYIKGCGALKSLPMSNCTCLEYATIEHCNSLMFISRHQLPPTLKRLEIQRCANLQFLIDEGEASSLLTKEESIKSNASLLEHSYISNCPSLNCVSLRGELSEKLKHLEIWTCSKLTSLSSRNQLPMALKYLQTHVSYGNGFQDWQSFPEEDDGKMMMLLPTSLTSLCILNFPNIVLLSSKAFQNLSALEKLYIDNCPKLAYLPEGLPPTLLKLYVYNCPVLKQQCKKGKGQEWLKKINNIPLVKIDYQSIYELEEDE from the exons ATGAGATCATTCTTTCAACAGTCAAGCAATAATGAATCACTCTTTGTCATGCATGATCTTATCAATGATCTAGCTCAATGGGCAGCAAAAGGCTTATGCTATAGATTGGAAGATACTCTCAGCAGTAACAAGCAATCCAAGATTTCTGCAAAGGTAAGACATTTCTCTTACATTCCATGTCAGTTTGATGGCATCAAGAAGTTTGAATACTTCCCCAAAGATATGCATCTACGAACCTTTCTACCCCTACCAAGAAATAACATGTGCCACTTAACAAACTATGTTCCTAATTGTTTGCTACCACAATTAAGCTACTTAAGGGTAATGTCTTTATGTGGTTATGAAATCATTGAGCTAACAAGTTCAATCGGTGATCTGAAACATTTAAGATACCTCAACCTTTCTCATACTTCAATTAGAAGTTTACTAGAATCAACAAGTTTTCTATATAATTTGCAAACATTGATGTTGAAAGGTTGTCACAAACTTACAAAGTTACCGGAGAAAATTAAGGATCTAGTTAATCTTCGGTATCTCGACATTACAGATACCAATTTAATTAGAGAAATGCCAATgggaatagaaaaattaaagaacttaCATACACTATCTAATTTTGTTGTGGGGAAAGATAGTGGGTCCAAGATAGGAGACTTGATGAACTTGGAGTTTCTTCGGGGAAGACTTTGCATTTCGAGTTTAGAGAATGTTCTTGATGTTGAGGATGCAAGAAGGGTCAATTTAAATGGCAAGAAGAATTTAGATGCACCAGTGATCAAATGGGGGTTTGCACCTAAAGATTTACAATATGAAAGCATTGCAATAGATATTCTTGACATGCTACGACCTTGGACAACGATGAAAGAACTTTCAATTGATGGCTATATTGGTGTGAAATTCCCAACATGGATAGGAGATCATTCCTTTTCTAATATTGTGGACTTAAAGATTGTTAGATGTGAAAAATGCACGTCCTTACCCGCTATTGGACATCTATTCTCCCTCAAATTCCTTATCATTATGAGTATGTCTAAGGTGCAAACCATTGGTCCTGAGTTTTATGGGGAAGGTTGCTTGACACCTTTTCGATTCTTAGAAAAACTTCACTTTGAGGATATGCAAGAATGGCAAGATTGGATTCCTTGTGGAGTTGAGTACGGAGATTTCCCTTGCTTGCGTGAGCTTTTTATCTCTCAATGCCCCAAATTGCAAGGAAAATTGCCAAACCATCTTTCATCATTGGAAAACTTTTCTATTAAATATTGTGAGCAGTTGGTTATATCAATTCCAAGCCTTCCAATTCTCCAAGAATTAGAAATTGTGGGATGCAAAGAGGTGGTGAGCAAAAATAAGGAAGACTTATGCTTGCTAAAgtcaattattttttctattccTGGTCTTAAAAGCTTAACAAAAGAGTTCATGGAAGGGTTAGGAAAGGTAAAAAACCTAAAGGTAATTGATTGCGATGAGCTGACATCTTTGTGGCAAGATAGTCTCATGTCCCTTGTGAAGTTGGAAATCTGGTCGTGCCCTAGTCTCATCAACATCAGCTTGACGTCTATGTTAAAGACACTGTATATTAAAGGTTGCGGTGCTTTAAAATCCTTGCCAATGTCCAATTGTACATGCTTGGAATATGCAACTATTGAGCACTGTAATTCTTTAATGTTCATTTCAAGACACCAGCTACCCCCAACATTGAAAAGGCTAGAGATACAAAGATGTGCGAATTTGCAGTTTTTGATAGATGAGGGAGAGGCGTCTTCTTTATTAACGAAAGAGGAGAGTATTAAGAGCAATGCATCACTTCTTGAGCACTCGTATATTAGTAATTGTCCATCTCTAAATTGTGTATCATTAAGAGGTGAGCTATCTGAGAAGCTTAAACACCTTGAAATTTGGACATGCTCAAAGCTGACATCCTTATCATCAAGAAACCAGTTACCTATGGCTCTTAAATACCTTCAA ACTCACGTCTCTTATGGTAATGGATTTCAAGATTGGCAGTCGTTTCCTGAGGAGGATGATGGGAAGATGATGATGCTGCTACCTACTTCTCTCACCTCCCTTTGTATCCTAAATTTTCCTAATATAGTGTTACTATCATCCAAGGCCTTTCAAAACCTCTCTGCTCTTGAAAAACTGTATATCGACAATTGCCCTAAACTAGCATATCTCCCAGAGGGCCTGCCTCCCACACTTCTGAAGCTTTATGTTTACAATTGTCCAGTGCTGAAACAACAATGCAAGAAAGGAAAAGGGCAAGAGTGGTTGAAGAAGATCAACAACATCCCGTTGGTTAAGATTGATTACCAGTCCATCTATGAGCTGGAGGAGGATGAGTAA
- the LOC115977330 gene encoding putative disease resistance RPP13-like protein 1: MSLIGEAALSSLFGVLFDKLTSSDLLKFFQQEQVHADLNKWKKMLMKIHAVLDDAEEKQVTSKFVKIWLDELEDLAYDVDDILDEFATEALRRELNPEPSKSKVQKIINACVGSNGSFVRSMQSKIAEIDSRLQGIMKDKNDLELRETNGGRTKTTRSRVPTTSLVNEHTYGRDEDKKAIIKLLLSSEFSDAQLSVIAIVGMGGLGKTTLAQLVYNDDDVSRYFDLKAWAFVSEDFDIVRVTKAILQSVTSNHYETNDLNIIQVKLKEKLYDKKFLLILDDVWNEDYDDWTKLRCPFEFGALGSKIIVTTRNYSVSSTMGTTPAYELEGLSKDACWHLFKQHALGATDFTAHPELEEIGREILNRCKGSPLAAKVLGGALRTKRSPIEWKNVLNSKIWDIPKEKKGYYSGS, from the coding sequence ATGTCATTAATCGGAGAGGCTGCTTTATCCTCCTTGTTTGGGGTGCTGTTTGACAAGTTAACCTCCTCTGATTTGTTGAAGTTCTTTCAGCAAGAACAAGTTCATGCTGACCTCAACAAGTGGAAGAAAATGTTAATGAAAATCCATGCAGTTTTGGATGATGCAGAAGAGAAGCAGGTGACAAGTAAGTTCGTGAAGATTTGGCTGGATGAGCTGGAAGACTTGGCTTATGATGTGGACGACATCTTGGACGAGTTTGCTACTGAAGCTTTGCGACGTGAGTTGAACCCTGAACCCAGCAAAAGTAAGGTACAGAAGATCATCAATGCTTGTGTTGGTTCGAATGGAAGTTTTGTTCGGTCGATGCAGTCTAAGATTGCAGAGATTGACTCAAGACTGCAAGGAATTATGAAAGATAAGAATGATTTGGAATTGAGAGAAACCAACGGGGGAAGGACTAAAACAACAAGATCAAGGGTGCCTACAACTTCTCTGGTGAATGAACATACTTACGGGAGGGATGAGGATAAAAAGGCTATCATCAAGTTGTTGCTGAGTAGTGAATTTAGTGATGCTCAACTCTCTGTGATTGCCATAGTTGGTATGGGAGGATTGGGTAAGACAACTCTTGCCCAACTGGTCtacaatgatgatgatgtgaGCCGTTATTTTGACTTGAAAGCATGGGCTTTTGTTTCTGAAGATTTTGACATTGTAAGGGTAACAAAAGCCATTCTACAATCTGTCACTTCTAACCACTACGAAACTAATGATTTAAACATAATTCAAGTCAAATTGAAGGAGAAATTATATGACAAGAAGTTTTTGCTCATTCTGGATGATGTTTGGAATGAAGACTATGATGATTGGACTAAACTACGTTGTCCGTTTGAATTTGGGGCTCTAGGAAGTAAGATCATTGTCACCACTCGGAATTACAGTGTTTCATCAACAATGGGAACTACTCCGGCTTACGAGTTGGAAGGGTTATCAAAAGATGCTTGTTGGCATCTATTTAAACAACATGCATTGGGGGCAACAGATTTTACAGCGCATCCAGAACTTGAAGAAATTGGTAGAGAAATTTTAAACAGATGCAAGGGGTCACCTTTGGCAGCAAAAGTACTGGGAGGCGCTTTACGCACTAAACGAAGTCCTATTGAATGGAAAAATGTATTAAATAGTAAGATTTGGgatattccaaaagaaaaaaaagggtattaTTCCGGTTCTTGA
- the LOC115973891 gene encoding uncharacterized protein LOC115973891 yields the protein MEVGTDFLHPGRKAVKPDEMASTFSCVKEVGVNATLVLLRASEAASLSPSLTATGNRLNGIQDLHDCVSKLLQLSFTQQALAQEQHKTWFDELLHESLRLLDLCGIAKDSLLQTKECTHQLQSIMRRRRGRSNGAYKGD from the exons ATGGAAG TTGGTACAGACTTCTTGCACCCTGGAAGGAAGGCAGTTAAGCCGGACGAAATGGCTTCTACCTTTTCTTGTGTCAAAGAAGTTGGTGTCAATGCCACCCTTGTGCT ATTGAGGGCTTCCGAAGCTGCTTCTTTGTCACCTTCATTAACAGCAACAGGCAACAGACTGAATGGCATCCAGGATTTACATGATTGTGTCAGTAAATTGCTTCAGCTGTCATTCACTCAACAAGCCTTAGCGCAAGAGCAGCACAAGACATGGTTTGATGAGCTGTTACATGAATCTCTTAGACTGTTGGATCTGTGTGGAATCGCAAAGGATTCCTTATTGCAGACAAAGGAATGCACACATCAACTTCAATCAATCATGCGAAGAAGACGGGGGAGGTCAAATGGAGCTTATAAGGGAGATTGA